The Tenacibaculum jejuense genome includes a window with the following:
- a CDS encoding ABC transporter permease has protein sequence MKFLFDSDTWQEIYGGIRKNKTRTVITIIGVLWGIFLLVVLLGAARGMENNFKNLFGDFATNSLVVWTQRTDKPFKGFQKGRRIQLKTRDVEVLQEEFKGRLKYIVPRCQTMNLMVNGFKSGDFQVSGDYPVLDKVQKKNLIYGRFLNQNDIDNKTKVTVIEENIYKQLFEKNEDPINQYIIINNVNYKVVGVYKSGAIDFDGDTAYIPFTTFQQIYNRGNRIDWMMITAEEGIDIEQFELDIQLALKNLHTVDPEDNKALGGINLGKEIGKFTGFLTGMQFLTWFVGIATLIAGVFAIGNILLITVKERTKEIGIRRALGATPIEIRLQVILESIFLTVVAGMLGIIFGGLVLYGIDKAFATGPDAALLNPTVNIPIILIAFGILIVLGTSIGLIPAYMATLIKPIEALREE, from the coding sequence ATTAAATTTTTATTTGATTCAGATACTTGGCAAGAGATTTACGGAGGAATTCGTAAAAACAAAACTCGTACAGTGATTACGATTATTGGAGTGCTTTGGGGAATATTCTTGTTAGTTGTTCTTTTAGGAGCTGCTAGAGGAATGGAAAATAATTTTAAAAACTTATTTGGTGATTTTGCAACAAATAGCTTAGTAGTTTGGACACAAAGAACAGATAAACCTTTTAAAGGATTTCAAAAAGGGAGAAGAATCCAATTAAAAACAAGAGATGTAGAAGTGCTACAGGAGGAGTTTAAAGGACGCTTAAAATATATTGTACCACGATGTCAAACCATGAATTTAATGGTGAATGGTTTTAAGTCTGGAGATTTTCAAGTCAGTGGAGATTATCCTGTTTTAGATAAAGTCCAAAAGAAGAATTTGATTTATGGAAGATTTTTAAATCAGAATGACATAGATAACAAAACTAAAGTAACTGTAATAGAGGAAAATATTTATAAACAGTTGTTTGAGAAAAATGAAGATCCTATAAACCAATACATCATTATTAATAATGTAAACTATAAAGTAGTTGGAGTTTATAAATCTGGAGCAATTGATTTTGATGGTGACACAGCTTACATACCATTTACTACTTTTCAGCAAATTTATAATAGAGGAAATAGAATAGATTGGATGATGATTACTGCAGAAGAAGGGATAGATATTGAGCAGTTTGAATTAGATATTCAACTAGCTTTAAAAAACCTACATACGGTAGATCCTGAAGATAATAAAGCACTAGGAGGTATCAACTTAGGAAAAGAAATAGGAAAGTTTACAGGTTTTTTAACTGGAATGCAATTTTTAACTTGGTTTGTAGGAATAGCAACATTAATAGCAGGAGTTTTTGCCATTGGAAATATCTTATTGATTACGGTGAAAGAAAGAACCAAAGAAATAGGGATACGAAGAGCGTTAGGAGCAACTCCAATAGAAATAAGATTACAAGTGATACTAGAATCTATTTTCTTAACTGTCGTGGCAGGAATGTTAGGAATCATTTTTGGAGGTCTTGTTCTTTACGGAATAGATAAAGCATTTGCTACAGGGCCAGATGCAGCATTACTAAATCCAACAGTTAACATTCCAATCATACTAATAGCTTTCGGAATTTTAATAGTATTAGGAACATCAATAGGATT
- a CDS encoding ABC transporter permease — translation MFDIDSWREIFQSINKNKLRTVLSGFTISFAILLFTLLFGIVNGLQNFFTQAFVDDANNSMFVRVWKTTKPYKGLQSGRRIKLKNKDLDYIVENYSDKIQYISARKYLSAQVVYKNNQDNYNIRAVHPDHRYLEKTIIDEGRFINQLDLNQNNKVIVIGRLVKKDLFGERIALGKYVNVNNISYKIVGVFSDEGGDREERNIYMPITTAQKLYGNNDFIDNILIGYNPRLTIDRALAFGNGLERDLKQRLDIHPDDQSALFIRNMAEANKGVGQLTTALFFIVIFVGSGTLIAGIIGISNIMIFSIKERTKEFGIRKALGAKPVSIIAMVVKESLLITGLAGYFGLLLGTFILDQIGDGLEKYFIYNPSVSTGIVVGATIILILAGLLAGYLPAKRAAQIKPIVALRAD, via the coding sequence TCATTTGCGATTTTATTATTCACATTACTTTTTGGGATAGTAAATGGTCTTCAAAATTTTTTTACTCAAGCTTTTGTTGATGATGCCAATAACTCAATGTTTGTGAGAGTTTGGAAAACCACTAAACCATATAAAGGGTTGCAATCTGGTAGACGAATAAAATTAAAAAATAAAGATTTAGATTATATCGTTGAAAACTACTCTGATAAAATTCAATACATATCAGCTAGAAAGTATTTAAGTGCTCAAGTTGTTTATAAAAATAATCAAGATAATTATAATATTAGAGCCGTTCATCCAGATCACAGATATTTGGAAAAAACAATTATTGACGAAGGTAGATTTATAAATCAATTAGATTTAAATCAAAACAATAAAGTAATTGTTATTGGACGTTTGGTAAAGAAAGATCTTTTTGGAGAACGAATAGCTTTAGGTAAATATGTTAATGTTAACAATATATCTTACAAGATAGTTGGAGTTTTTTCCGATGAAGGAGGAGACCGTGAAGAACGTAATATTTATATGCCGATAACAACGGCACAAAAACTTTACGGAAACAATGATTTTATCGATAATATTTTAATTGGATATAATCCAAGACTTACGATTGATAGAGCTTTAGCATTTGGAAATGGATTAGAAAGAGATTTAAAGCAACGTTTAGATATCCATCCAGATGATCAGAGTGCCTTATTCATTAGAAATATGGCAGAGGCAAATAAAGGGGTTGGCCAATTAACTACAGCTTTATTTTTTATAGTAATTTTCGTTGGTTCAGGAACATTAATAGCAGGAATAATCGGAATTAGTAATATCATGATTTTTTCGATTAAAGAACGTACAAAAGAATTTGGAATTCGAAAAGCATTAGGAGCTAAACCAGTTTCAATAATAGCTATGGTAGTAAAAGAATCACTCTTAATTACAGGTTTAGCAGGGTATTTTGGACTTTTACTCGGAACCTTTATACTTGATCAAATAGGTGATGGATTAGAGAAGTATTTTATCTATAACCCTAGCGTAAGTACAGGAATAGTTGTAGGAGCAACAATTATCTTAATATTAGCAGGTTTACTTGCGGGATATTTACCAGCGAAAAGAGCAGCACAAATCAAACCAATTGTAGCACTAAGAGCAGATTAA